A DNA window from Pseudomonas tohonis contains the following coding sequences:
- a CDS encoding phage tail tape measure protein: protein MNNDVSIGIVIGGAVTAALRNSIKDVNKSVEQLGKELEETGKKRQLVDGLERMQAAAKATASEFFANKKRVEDLKKAIAAAGQPVKSFEQDLARSQRALDKSKRSLDAQTKQLAEYRKQVQGAGVDVKNLTGEQQRLAAQQARLQRVQQANQRSENANSRRDAVRGERLGFAGEAVAIGYGIKQILQPAVELESALKAVEARVDFKTPTGLVELRKQIEALSESTGIAQADLFDTAALGGQFGIAGEKVGDFVEQAAQVGVAFKMSTNEAGEAIATLATVLQLPIEQTEKLLDAVNQLSNIGKASEAQILEVLGRVGGIGKQFGLVDTQIAALASTFLALGKSPEVASTGINAMLNKLQSAGVQTEQFQNELKNLVGDVDAFTRSMDKDAQGALDNFLTQLSKLDARGRAEAITVLFGQEYADDISQLAGAMGEYRKQLAAVADETAYAGSVQREFARFNQGAAVEVRKATTAINNAFAELGEAALPVITKVAKQISELAKWLKSTGETGQTALMGIIYLLGGGLLFKGIRLLARLLITEVGAAFATIDKLATRVFGQNMVALATRGFGAIATAAQKASSVAVTALGTIPPAAATALRALSVIGSFWAGWEFGTYLRKQFLFVEQAGIALASGLHTTFVQIKGFAESQFEALKFLMTNPLDYVRTKFAGFARDLGVVIGTIPQYGQAAAKALQLAADTITPKNSDTKEYEKRQKEIQDRTDAEVKTIKEGYFEQFELAKLNFENTKAANDETGDSHEKLAATVKQTQAEMTKDAEAGTQQRIDNAAKETAAQKKAKKEQEALLKGIQDRTKGIAGEKNQEKEPTFNQASDLTVKARQSLQSKDYVQALKYADQATQVLEDLQKAGDKNTLALAGQAKAAQKIAEEAYAAIGTSGKDGIDKVKEVAVTPVLDPEATTQAQAQVSALAETLKANLVIPITTVIGTSGTGGQSVYKEGSSFSQFPQQGFAAGGFTGFGGRYQPAGIVHRGEYVLPQPVVSEPGAVGVLGAMRRHGVAAVLDQVRKGWGGYDIGGLVGETSRSTPSLNQPALTSAERAIPELGSITIVESDGQKIPAFMRPDDFEKRLRDERRKRGRSSTR from the coding sequence ATGAACAATGACGTCTCCATCGGCATCGTCATCGGCGGAGCCGTGACTGCGGCCCTCAGAAACAGCATCAAGGACGTCAACAAGAGCGTCGAACAACTCGGCAAGGAACTCGAGGAAACCGGGAAGAAGCGCCAGCTGGTAGATGGCCTGGAGCGCATGCAGGCGGCCGCCAAGGCCACCGCAAGCGAGTTCTTCGCCAACAAGAAGCGAGTCGAGGACCTGAAGAAGGCGATCGCCGCCGCGGGTCAGCCGGTCAAGTCTTTCGAGCAGGATCTCGCCCGCTCGCAGCGTGCCCTCGATAAGAGCAAGCGCTCCCTCGATGCCCAGACCAAGCAGCTCGCCGAGTACCGCAAGCAGGTGCAGGGCGCCGGCGTTGACGTCAAGAACCTCACTGGCGAGCAGCAGCGACTGGCCGCACAGCAGGCCAGGCTGCAGCGCGTCCAGCAGGCGAACCAGCGTTCTGAGAATGCGAACTCCCGGCGAGATGCGGTGCGAGGAGAGCGGCTGGGTTTTGCTGGTGAAGCAGTTGCCATCGGATACGGGATCAAACAGATCCTCCAGCCCGCAGTTGAGCTTGAATCTGCCCTCAAGGCGGTTGAGGCGCGAGTCGATTTCAAGACTCCGACTGGCCTTGTAGAGCTTCGCAAGCAGATCGAGGCGCTTTCGGAAAGCACTGGCATTGCGCAGGCTGACCTTTTCGACACGGCTGCGCTTGGTGGGCAGTTTGGGATCGCTGGCGAAAAGGTGGGCGACTTCGTTGAGCAGGCCGCGCAGGTTGGCGTGGCCTTCAAGATGTCGACCAACGAGGCTGGCGAGGCTATCGCCACCCTTGCCACCGTTCTACAGCTGCCAATCGAACAAACCGAAAAACTGCTGGATGCCGTAAACCAACTGTCGAATATCGGCAAAGCATCCGAGGCGCAGATTCTTGAAGTGCTCGGCCGCGTCGGCGGTATCGGTAAGCAGTTTGGCCTGGTGGATACCCAGATCGCCGCTCTGGCATCTACGTTCTTGGCTCTCGGTAAGAGCCCCGAGGTTGCGTCTACCGGCATCAACGCGATGCTCAACAAGCTGCAGTCTGCGGGGGTGCAGACAGAGCAGTTCCAGAACGAGTTGAAGAACTTGGTCGGCGATGTCGATGCCTTCACTCGCAGCATGGACAAGGACGCTCAAGGCGCCCTGGACAATTTCCTGACCCAACTCAGCAAACTTGATGCTCGCGGGCGTGCTGAGGCGATCACTGTCCTTTTCGGTCAGGAGTACGCCGACGACATCAGTCAGCTGGCTGGCGCCATGGGGGAATACCGGAAACAGCTTGCAGCTGTCGCCGATGAAACCGCCTACGCCGGCAGCGTCCAGCGCGAGTTTGCGCGCTTCAACCAGGGCGCCGCGGTAGAGGTGAGGAAAGCCACGACCGCCATCAACAACGCCTTCGCGGAGCTGGGCGAGGCTGCCCTGCCAGTAATCACCAAGGTCGCCAAGCAGATCTCGGAACTGGCGAAGTGGCTGAAGAGCACCGGCGAAACCGGCCAGACCGCCCTGATGGGGATCATCTATCTACTGGGCGGCGGCCTGCTGTTCAAGGGTATCCGCCTGCTGGCGCGCCTGCTGATCACGGAAGTCGGCGCCGCCTTCGCCACGATCGACAAGCTGGCCACCAGGGTCTTCGGCCAGAACATGGTGGCGCTCGCGACGCGCGGCTTCGGTGCCATCGCCACGGCGGCACAGAAGGCTTCCAGCGTAGCGGTCACTGCGCTTGGCACGATTCCTCCGGCCGCAGCCACCGCCCTGCGCGCGCTGTCGGTGATCGGCTCGTTCTGGGCGGGCTGGGAGTTCGGCACCTACCTCCGCAAGCAGTTCCTGTTCGTGGAGCAGGCCGGCATTGCCCTGGCGTCTGGGCTGCACACCACCTTCGTGCAGATCAAGGGCTTCGCAGAGTCTCAGTTCGAGGCCCTGAAGTTCCTGATGACCAACCCGCTGGACTACGTGCGGACCAAGTTCGCCGGCTTTGCCCGTGACCTAGGGGTGGTGATCGGCACGATTCCGCAGTACGGCCAGGCAGCCGCCAAGGCACTGCAACTCGCCGCCGACACCATCACCCCGAAGAACTCCGACACCAAGGAGTACGAGAAGCGGCAGAAGGAGATACAGGACCGCACGGATGCGGAGGTCAAGACGATCAAGGAGGGCTACTTCGAGCAGTTCGAACTGGCGAAGCTGAACTTCGAGAACACCAAGGCCGCGAACGACGAGACCGGCGATTCCCACGAGAAGCTCGCCGCCACCGTCAAGCAGACCCAGGCGGAGATGACCAAGGACGCCGAGGCTGGTACCCAGCAGCGCATCGACAACGCCGCGAAGGAAACCGCCGCGCAGAAGAAGGCGAAGAAGGAGCAGGAGGCCCTGCTGAAGGGCATCCAGGACCGGACCAAGGGTATCGCCGGCGAGAAGAACCAGGAGAAGGAGCCGACCTTCAACCAGGCCAGCGACCTGACGGTGAAGGCGCGGCAGTCGCTGCAGAGCAAGGACTACGTCCAGGCGCTGAAGTACGCCGACCAGGCCACCCAGGTGCTGGAGGACCTGCAGAAGGCCGGGGACAAGAACACCCTGGCGCTAGCCGGCCAGGCCAAGGCCGCCCAGAAGATCGCTGAGGAGGCCTACGCCGCCATTGGCACCTCCGGGAAGGATGGCATCGACAAGGTCAAGGAAGTGGCGGTGACGCCGGTCCTCGATCCCGAGGCCACCACCCAGGCGCAGGCCCAGGTGTCGGCACTGGCGGAGACGCTGAAGGCGAACCTGGTGATCCCCATCACCACCGTCATCGGCACTTCCGGGACGGGCGGCCAGTCGGTCTACAAGGAAGGCAGCAGCTTCTCGCAGTTCCCGCAGCAGGGCTTTGCCGCTGGCGGCTTCACCGGCTTCGGCGGCCGCTACCAGCCGGCCGGGATTGTCCATCGCGGCGAGTACGTCCTGCCTCAGCCCGTTGTCAGCGAGCCCGGCGCCGTCGGTGTCCTGGGTGCCATGCGCCGCCACGGCGTCGCTGCCGTGCTCGACCAGGTGCGCAAGGGCTGGGGTGGCTACGACATCGGTGGCTTGGTCGGCGAGACGTCGCGGAGCACTCCTTCGCTCAACCAGCCGGCGCTGACCAGTGCTGAAAGGGCGATCCCGGAGCTTGGCAGCATCACGATCGTGGAGAGCGACGGGCAGAAGATCCCGGCCTTCATGCGCCCCGACGATTTCGAGAAACGCCTCCGTGATGAGCGCCGCAAGCGCGGAAGATCCTCTACCCGATAA
- a CDS encoding phage portal protein, giving the protein MDNLFPGRAAKRAEARLRKKKIDLQIDIFERRFEGAAKGRRNDGWRSSSTDANAEIGPALARLRNRARDLRRNNPYAERAVTGIADNVVGAGIVPRPMAKSGRANKKLMDLWKAWGEETLCDADGLENFYGLQHKIMEAVPEGGEVLVRRRWRKSSDGLPVPMQLQVLEADFLDEEKHGPNGANEIIQGIEFSPIGKRVAYWLFDQHPGANNAWRTSTSRRIPAEDVIHIFLPKRPGQARGYSWFAPVMQRLRNFDEMEDAVMEQAKIAACFAAFINKDDAASTGKPPPLVERVEPGIIQELGQGESVSFGTPPTFNGYDSYAWQGLHAISVGLGVPYELTTGDLKGVNFSSGRMGWLHFARRVDVWQWRMLIPQLCVGVWSWFMEAQALLPGGVLEDVKAEWTPPRREMVDPKSEIEAVKQRLRNGLVTWPDALRELGITDPQAHAKNIQDANALLDDLGLILDCDPRKVLAAGSAAAATNTTKEKPEDAAGDEQDA; this is encoded by the coding sequence ATGGACAACCTGTTTCCCGGCCGTGCCGCGAAACGCGCAGAAGCTCGCCTGCGGAAAAAGAAGATCGACCTGCAGATCGACATCTTCGAGCGCCGCTTCGAAGGGGCTGCCAAGGGCCGTCGCAACGATGGCTGGCGCAGTAGTAGCACCGACGCCAACGCTGAGATCGGACCGGCCCTGGCCCGCCTGCGCAACCGCGCGCGCGACCTTCGCCGGAACAACCCCTATGCCGAACGTGCCGTCACCGGCATCGCCGACAACGTAGTGGGCGCGGGCATCGTCCCGCGCCCCATGGCGAAGTCCGGTCGCGCCAACAAGAAGCTGATGGACCTGTGGAAGGCCTGGGGGGAGGAGACGCTCTGCGACGCCGACGGCCTGGAGAACTTCTATGGGCTTCAGCACAAGATCATGGAAGCGGTGCCCGAGGGCGGCGAGGTGCTGGTGCGCCGGCGCTGGCGCAAGTCCTCGGATGGCCTGCCGGTGCCGATGCAGCTGCAGGTGCTGGAGGCCGACTTCCTCGACGAGGAGAAGCACGGCCCCAACGGCGCCAACGAGATTATCCAGGGCATCGAGTTCAGCCCCATCGGCAAGCGCGTCGCCTACTGGCTTTTCGATCAGCACCCAGGCGCCAACAACGCCTGGCGCACATCGACCTCCCGCCGCATCCCGGCCGAGGACGTGATCCACATCTTTCTGCCGAAGCGCCCTGGCCAGGCCCGTGGCTACAGCTGGTTCGCGCCGGTGATGCAGCGCCTGCGCAACTTCGACGAGATGGAAGATGCGGTGATGGAGCAGGCGAAGATCGCCGCTTGCTTCGCCGCCTTCATCAACAAGGATGATGCTGCGAGCACCGGAAAGCCGCCGCCTCTGGTTGAGCGGGTAGAGCCAGGGATCATCCAGGAGTTGGGGCAGGGCGAAAGCGTCAGCTTCGGCACGCCGCCAACGTTCAACGGCTACGACTCCTACGCCTGGCAAGGCCTTCACGCCATCTCCGTCGGCCTGGGGGTTCCCTACGAGCTCACCACCGGCGACCTGAAGGGGGTGAACTTCTCCAGCGGCCGGATGGGCTGGCTGCACTTCGCGCGCCGGGTGGACGTGTGGCAGTGGCGGATGCTGATCCCTCAGCTCTGTGTCGGCGTTTGGTCCTGGTTCATGGAGGCTCAGGCCCTGCTGCCGGGTGGCGTGCTCGAGGACGTGAAAGCCGAGTGGACGCCACCGCGCCGCGAGATGGTCGATCCGAAGTCGGAGATCGAGGCCGTGAAGCAGCGCCTGCGCAATGGCCTGGTCACCTGGCCGGATGCCCTGCGCGAGCTCGGCATCACCGACCCGCAGGCACATGCCAAGAACATCCAGGACGCCAACGCCCTGCTCGACGACCTCGGGCTGATCCTCGACTGCGACCCCCGCAAGGTGCTCGCGGCCGGTTCGGCAGCGGCTGCCACCAACACCACCAAGGAGAAACCGGAAGATGCAGCCGGCGACGAACAAGACGCATGA
- a CDS encoding phage holin family protein, with product MADLWTLLAALSCAAIFIRIFTWRHDGERYRFWIGLCAYGLALCTGGFALTVLLELLAAKPVEPVSPWLALVLVWLSVLVWLARGNVARIVQVNWTSHWDGIDRRRVRR from the coding sequence ATGGCTGATCTATGGACCCTACTGGCGGCGCTGTCCTGCGCTGCGATCTTCATCCGCATCTTCACCTGGCGCCACGATGGCGAGCGCTATCGGTTCTGGATTGGCCTGTGCGCCTACGGCCTGGCCCTTTGCACTGGGGGCTTTGCGCTGACCGTGCTGCTGGAGCTCCTGGCCGCCAAGCCCGTCGAGCCTGTCTCGCCGTGGCTGGCCCTGGTGCTGGTCTGGCTTTCGGTGCTGGTCTGGCTGGCCCGGGGCAACGTGGCCCGCATCGTCCAGGTCAACTGGACCAGTCACTGGGATGGCATTGATCGCCGCAGGGTTCGGCGATGA
- a CDS encoding DUF7681 family protein, with the protein MDNQHKKITGYRDLTQAEIDGMNSIKALEADAGALFKQIQQVEGVDQRELALARTKLQDGFMRFVRAIARPADPFA; encoded by the coding sequence ATGGACAACCAGCACAAGAAGATCACCGGATACCGGGATCTGACCCAAGCCGAGATCGACGGCATGAATTCCATCAAGGCCCTTGAGGCCGACGCCGGTGCGCTGTTCAAGCAGATCCAGCAGGTGGAAGGCGTCGACCAGCGCGAGCTGGCTCTGGCTCGCACCAAGCTGCAGGACGGCTTCATGCGCTTCGTTCGCGCCATCGCCCGTCCGGCTGACCCCTTCGCCTGA
- a CDS encoding phage terminase large subunit family protein has protein sequence MSTSSPWLSNFRKAIKLGLAPLYKEPPQTAVEWADADNGFYMSAESSYQEGKWITDPVQRAILNCMGNDLIRTLNLIKSARVGYTKLLVANIGYKIQHKRRNVLAYTPTDPDSEEFSKRHINGLIRDAPLLLELAPWFGRKHADNTINAKRFANRKMLWCLGGKAARNYREKSADEVIYDELSKFDASIEGEGSPTSLGDRRLQGATNPKSIRGSTPGIAGPCQITKAVEESPHLLRYNIACPCCGGEQVLLWGGKDCAFGIKWETDKLGQASKAWYVCAHKGCEFYHHQMVVASEKGRWICEKTGIWTRDGMDWFDQDDEPCGTPQSVSFHIWTAYSTRTTWLEIVEDWLKVKGDREKLITFVNTVLGEVWEEDQGEKVDWELLYGRREVYPEVPMAATALMGGIDTQDDRLEGRVWAFGPGEESWLVHRFILNGDPGSEELRRKVGLQIHKQFTRADGLVMRVERWCWDAGGHYSDEVAAESRKHGAMWVIPTFGASTYGKMIANFPRKKKDRIYKTEIGTDNAKELIYSRLRIAIDVAKSRSGEAQPGAVHFPANDDICDEDELKQLTAEKKKAVISKGKRVLRWDAGGKRNEALDCFVLAVAALRISQQRFGLDLEALAVKPEPGGATAVDTSEERPRAKSSYWKKN, from the coding sequence ATGAGTACCTCGAGTCCCTGGCTGAGTAACTTCCGCAAGGCGATCAAGCTCGGGCTCGCTCCGCTCTACAAGGAGCCACCTCAGACTGCGGTGGAATGGGCCGATGCCGACAACGGCTTCTACATGTCGGCCGAATCGTCCTATCAGGAGGGCAAGTGGATCACCGACCCCGTGCAGCGGGCGATCCTGAACTGCATGGGCAACGACCTGATCCGGACGCTGAACCTGATCAAGTCCGCCCGCGTCGGCTATACCAAGCTGCTCGTGGCGAATATCGGCTACAAGATCCAGCACAAGCGCCGCAACGTGCTGGCGTACACCCCGACCGACCCTGACTCCGAAGAGTTCTCGAAGCGCCACATCAACGGCCTGATCCGTGACGCCCCCCTGCTTCTGGAGCTGGCTCCGTGGTTCGGCCGCAAGCATGCGGACAACACCATCAATGCCAAGCGGTTCGCAAACCGGAAGATGCTGTGGTGCCTGGGCGGAAAGGCTGCGCGGAACTACCGCGAGAAGTCGGCCGACGAGGTCATCTACGACGAGCTGTCGAAGTTCGACGCCAGCATTGAGGGCGAGGGCTCTCCGACTTCTCTCGGAGACCGGCGCCTGCAGGGCGCGACGAACCCGAAGTCCATCCGTGGCTCGACCCCGGGCATTGCCGGGCCGTGCCAGATCACCAAGGCCGTTGAAGAGTCGCCGCACCTGCTGCGCTACAACATCGCCTGCCCATGCTGCGGCGGTGAGCAGGTGCTGCTGTGGGGCGGCAAGGATTGCGCCTTCGGCATCAAGTGGGAAACCGACAAGCTCGGCCAGGCCAGCAAGGCCTGGTACGTGTGCGCCCACAAGGGCTGCGAGTTCTACCACCACCAGATGGTGGTGGCTTCCGAGAAAGGCCGCTGGATCTGCGAGAAGACCGGCATCTGGACCCGCGACGGCATGGACTGGTTTGACCAGGACGACGAGCCATGCGGCACCCCGCAGTCGGTGAGCTTCCACATCTGGACCGCCTACAGCACTCGCACCACCTGGCTCGAGATCGTCGAGGACTGGCTCAAGGTCAAGGGTGATCGCGAGAAGCTGATCACCTTCGTCAACACCGTGCTGGGCGAGGTGTGGGAGGAAGACCAGGGCGAGAAGGTTGATTGGGAGCTCCTCTATGGGCGCCGCGAGGTGTACCCCGAGGTTCCCATGGCGGCCACTGCGCTCATGGGCGGAATCGACACCCAGGACGACCGCCTTGAAGGACGGGTGTGGGCATTCGGGCCCGGCGAGGAATCTTGGCTGGTGCACCGCTTCATCCTGAACGGAGACCCGGGCAGCGAGGAGTTGCGCCGGAAGGTCGGCCTTCAGATCCACAAGCAGTTCACCCGAGCCGACGGCCTGGTGATGCGCGTGGAGCGCTGGTGCTGGGACGCCGGCGGCCACTACTCCGACGAGGTTGCCGCAGAGAGCCGCAAGCATGGCGCCATGTGGGTAATCCCGACCTTCGGCGCAAGCACCTACGGGAAGATGATCGCCAACTTCCCAAGGAAGAAGAAGGACCGCATCTACAAGACGGAGATCGGGACCGACAACGCCAAGGAGCTGATCTACAGCCGCCTGCGTATCGCCATCGACGTGGCGAAGTCGAGGAGCGGCGAGGCTCAACCTGGAGCTGTGCACTTCCCCGCAAACGACGACATCTGCGACGAAGACGAGTTGAAGCAGCTCACCGCCGAGAAGAAGAAGGCTGTGATTTCGAAGGGCAAGCGAGTTCTTCGCTGGGACGCCGGCGGTAAGCGCAACGAAGCGCTGGACTGCTTTGTCCTGGCTGTCGCCGCTCTGCGTATCAGCCAGCAGCGCTTCGGCTTGGACCTTGAGGCTCTGGCCGTTAAACCCGAACCCGGTGGCGCGACCGCAGTGGACACCTCCGAAGAACGGCCTCGTGCCAAATCCTCCTACTGGAAGAAGAACTGA
- a CDS encoding DUF2190 family protein has translation MKSFIQHGDCITVPAPTGGTLSGQLYKVGAFVGVAATTEAQGDPVVLKLDGVFELTKISAQAWAVGDQVFMNTTSRALTNVSATGLVLVGAATEVAANPSAVGRVRLNGVSAPAAVA, from the coding sequence ATGAAATCGTTCATCCAGCACGGCGACTGCATCACCGTACCCGCGCCCACCGGCGGCACCCTGTCCGGCCAGCTCTACAAGGTCGGCGCCTTCGTCGGCGTGGCCGCCACCACCGAAGCCCAGGGCGACCCCGTTGTCCTGAAGCTCGACGGCGTGTTCGAGCTCACCAAGATCAGCGCCCAGGCCTGGGCAGTCGGTGATCAGGTGTTCATGAACACCACCAGCCGCGCCCTGACCAACGTCTCGGCTACCGGCCTGGTGCTGGTCGGCGCCGCCACCGAAGTGGCCGCCAACCCCTCCGCCGTTGGCCGTGTTCGCCTCAACGGCGTTTCCGCCCCGGCCGCCGTGGCCTAA
- a CDS encoding phage head-tail joining protein — MAYTLEQYEALKAALAGGELQVRYADRAVTYRSVDEMMRILRQMEGELGMNSHNNGGRRYASFSKGY; from the coding sequence ATGGCCTACACCCTGGAGCAGTACGAAGCCCTGAAGGCCGCCCTGGCCGGCGGCGAGCTTCAGGTGCGTTACGCCGATCGCGCCGTTACCTACCGCAGCGTGGACGAGATGATGCGCATCCTCCGCCAGATGGAGGGTGAGCTCGGCATGAACTCCCATAACAACGGCGGCAGGCGCTACGCCTCCTTCTCGAAAGGCTACTGA
- a CDS encoding DUF7210 family protein, protein MSTEKPVQLVEVELAGEHTHKGVDYSVGAKIKVTPKQKDFLEEAGKLKGSATKATPAATQEA, encoded by the coding sequence ATGAGCACTGAAAAACCCGTGCAGCTGGTCGAGGTAGAGCTCGCCGGCGAACACACCCACAAGGGCGTCGACTACAGCGTCGGCGCCAAGATCAAGGTCACCCCCAAGCAGAAGGACTTCCTCGAGGAAGCCGGCAAGCTGAAGGGCTCCGCAACCAAGGCCACTCCGGCCGCCACTCAGGAAGCCTAA
- a CDS encoding terminase small subunit has protein sequence MAKNETTKPRGCLNKSEMASSLGISPQAFDKWGVEPVARMGREAFYLVQDVVENRVQHALRKQQPGHVDGEGVDPLIEYKLNVERLRLTAAQADAKEKENLVTDKQLVPAPFATFALVKLAAQVGSILDTVSKTLRRKHPDMDSRHLESLERELAMARNAAAELGEHLPEYLDEYLESLAE, from the coding sequence ATGGCCAAAAACGAAACAACCAAGCCTCGGGGCTGCTTGAACAAATCCGAGATGGCTTCGAGCCTCGGGATTTCTCCGCAAGCCTTTGATAAATGGGGCGTCGAGCCAGTTGCCCGGATGGGTCGTGAGGCCTTCTATCTGGTGCAAGATGTGGTTGAAAACCGCGTTCAACACGCACTGCGGAAACAACAACCTGGCCATGTCGATGGCGAAGGTGTCGATCCGCTGATCGAGTACAAACTGAACGTCGAGCGGTTGCGACTTACCGCCGCCCAGGCCGACGCCAAAGAGAAGGAAAACTTGGTCACGGACAAGCAACTTGTCCCGGCCCCATTTGCCACGTTCGCCTTGGTCAAGCTGGCCGCCCAGGTCGGTTCGATCCTGGATACCGTCAGCAAGACGTTGCGGCGCAAGCACCCCGATATGGATTCCCGGCACCTCGAGTCGCTCGAGCGGGAGCTAGCCATGGCGCGCAACGCTGCCGCCGAACTTGGCGAGCACCTCCCGGAATATCTTGATGAGTACCTCGAGTCCCTGGCTGAGTAA
- a CDS encoding prohead protease/major capsid protein fusion protein has protein sequence MLTLRAAVRPETVDIEARTAELVWTTGAQGRRWNWDVGYYLEELEVSDSAVKMERLNNGAPLLNAHNQWELRSVLAVVEKAWLENGEGHALVRFSKREDADEVFRDVKDGILRNISVGYTVHRYVLVEGGDDTMPIYRAVDWEPMELSIVPIGFDDGAKIRSAKTPAEYEGQRFNTLFETREAEEPAAQPAAVANPQEETEMTEEEKRAAEELIRREAAEAERKRGTTIRAMAKKVGLDDDFAEDLIERGVSPADASTAMIDKLAERQQKNQPDTRNTLPTGTRDQDLIDAKRAAMLNALLHRCNSAIKLEDTGREFRGMRLLDMARESIEAVGGSTRGMMPHEIARAALGCDRQAFRTAGMHSTSDFPILLGNAVNRTLRDAYAQAPQTWRPLGRKTTVSDFRAVTRAALGDIAALEEVKEHGEYKYGKLEEEGAPIRVTKFGKIIAITWEAIINDDLSAFTRIPQAYGAAAAQTESNLVWNLILSNPNFTDGKAIFVADHGNIAASGGAINTTTLGAARAAMRKQKSKAGAFLNPEPRYLVVGPDKELEAFQYTSSQYVPAKNSDINDVRNASLTVIVDARITGNQWFLFTEPGLIDTFEYAYLEGEEGVFTETREGFEVDGLEVKARLVFGAGWIDFRGAYLNPGN, from the coding sequence ATGCTCACGCTGCGCGCCGCGGTGCGCCCGGAGACGGTCGACATCGAGGCCCGCACGGCTGAGCTGGTGTGGACCACCGGCGCCCAGGGCCGGCGCTGGAACTGGGACGTGGGTTACTACCTCGAGGAGCTGGAAGTCAGCGACTCGGCCGTGAAGATGGAGCGCCTCAACAACGGTGCCCCTCTCCTCAACGCCCACAACCAGTGGGAGCTGCGCTCCGTGCTGGCCGTGGTCGAGAAGGCCTGGCTCGAGAACGGTGAAGGCCACGCCCTGGTGCGCTTCAGCAAGCGCGAGGACGCCGACGAGGTGTTCCGCGACGTGAAGGACGGAATCCTGCGCAACATCAGCGTGGGCTACACCGTGCACCGCTACGTCCTGGTCGAGGGCGGCGACGACACCATGCCGATCTACCGCGCGGTGGACTGGGAGCCCATGGAGCTCTCCATCGTGCCGATCGGCTTCGACGACGGCGCCAAGATCCGCAGCGCCAAGACCCCGGCCGAGTACGAAGGCCAGCGCTTCAACACCCTGTTCGAAACTCGGGAGGCTGAAGAGCCTGCCGCCCAACCGGCCGCCGTGGCCAACCCCCAAGAGGAAACCGAAATGACCGAAGAAGAGAAACGCGCGGCCGAAGAGCTGATCCGCCGTGAGGCCGCCGAGGCCGAGCGCAAGCGCGGCACCACCATCCGCGCCATGGCCAAGAAAGTCGGCCTGGACGACGACTTCGCCGAAGACCTGATCGAGCGCGGCGTATCGCCGGCCGACGCCAGCACTGCCATGATCGACAAGCTGGCCGAGCGTCAGCAGAAGAACCAGCCCGACACCCGCAACACTCTGCCCACCGGCACCCGCGACCAAGATCTGATCGACGCCAAACGCGCCGCGATGCTGAACGCCCTGCTGCACCGCTGCAACTCGGCCATCAAGCTGGAAGATACGGGACGCGAGTTCCGTGGCATGCGCCTGCTCGACATGGCGCGCGAATCCATTGAGGCGGTCGGCGGTTCCACTCGCGGCATGATGCCTCACGAGATCGCCCGCGCGGCCCTGGGCTGCGATCGCCAGGCTTTCCGAACTGCAGGCATGCACTCCACCAGTGACTTCCCGATCCTGCTCGGCAACGCCGTCAACCGCACTCTGCGCGACGCCTATGCCCAGGCCCCGCAGACCTGGCGCCCCCTGGGCCGCAAGACCACCGTTTCCGACTTCCGCGCTGTCACCCGTGCTGCGCTGGGCGATATCGCCGCGCTGGAAGAAGTGAAGGAGCACGGCGAGTACAAGTACGGCAAGCTGGAAGAAGAGGGTGCGCCGATCCGCGTCACCAAGTTCGGCAAGATCATCGCGATCACCTGGGAAGCCATCATCAACGATGACCTGAGCGCGTTCACTCGCATCCCCCAGGCATACGGCGCGGCTGCGGCTCAGACCGAGTCCAACCTGGTCTGGAACCTGATCCTTTCCAACCCGAACTTCACCGATGGCAAGGCCATCTTCGTGGCAGACCACGGCAACATCGCGGCCAGCGGCGGCGCGATCAACACCACCACCTTGGGGGCTGCCCGCGCCGCCATGCGCAAGCAGAAGTCCAAGGCTGGCGCGTTCCTCAACCCCGAGCCCCGCTACCTGGTGGTTGGCCCGGACAAGGAACTGGAGGCCTTCCAGTACACCAGCTCCCAGTACGTCCCTGCCAAGAACTCCGACATCAACGACGTCCGCAACGCCTCGCTGACCGTGATCGTCGACGCCCGTATCACCGGCAACCAGTGGTTCCTGTTCACTGAGCCGGGTCTGATCGACACCTTCGAGTACGCCTACCTGGAAGGCGAAGAAGGCGTGTTCACTGAGACCAGAGAGGGCTTCGAGGTGGACGGACTGGAAGTCAAGGCGCGGCTGGTCTTCGGCGCCGGCTGGATCGACTTCCGCGGCGCATACCTGAACCCCGGCAACTGA